A single region of the Vicia villosa cultivar HV-30 ecotype Madison, WI unplaced genomic scaffold, Vvil1.0 ctg.002607F_1_1, whole genome shotgun sequence genome encodes:
- the LOC131639372 gene encoding ribonucleoside-diphosphate reductase large subunit-like translates to MYVIKRDGSQEPVQFDKITARIKELSHGLNTELYDPVLVSQKVCAGVYKGVTTSYLDDLAAETAAGMAVDHPDYATLATRISVSNLHKSTNNSFSETIKILYNNFDERSGLKARLIADDVYQIIIKNAARLDSEIVYDRDFDYDYFGFKTLEKSYLFKAQGKVVERPQHMLMRVAVGIHKNDIESAVKTYHMMSQLWFTHASATLLNAGTPKAHLSSGIIACMKDDSIEGIYDTLKECAVISKSAGGIGISIHNIRARGSYIFGTDETSNGIVPMLRVYNDTVRHFDDGTGKRKGAFAVYLEPWHADIFDLLALRKNHGKEENRSPDLCYALWVPDLFMERIQSNGKWSLFCPNQSPGLADCWGEEFEELYPRYEREGKATMVVQARKLWFEILKAQIETGTPYMLFKDACNRKSNQQTFGTIKSSNLGAEIIEYSSQTETAVCTLASIALPQCVREKGVPMKSHPSKLVGSTGSGNRYFDFDKLAEVTAIVTANLNKIIDVNYYPVRNAMLSNLRHRPIGIGVQGLADTFILLGMPFNSPAAQVLNMDIFEAIYYHALKTSSNLAAKDGPYVTYIGSPLSKGFLQPDMWGVTPSTRWDWEELRKTMLKKGVRNSLLVAPMPTASTSQILGNNVCFEPYTSYIYNRQALSGEFVSVNKHLLHDLTEMGLWSPTIKNKIIQGNGSIQNIPEIPKELKSIYKTVWEIKQKTLIDMATDRGCYIDQSQSLNIHMAEPTFEELTSLLFYAWSKCLKTGMRYLQTQASEDYLKFIVDTSALKVRLLCYNINDAKLAERLLSLTIREDYLTKELELLKKSKKDLEDSC, encoded by the exons ATGTACGTGATAAAGAGAGATGGAAGCCAAGAACCCGTTCAATTCGACAAGATAACCGCGCGTATCAAGGAACTCAGCCATGGATTGAACACCGAGCTCTACGATCCCGTTTTGGTTTCTCAGAAAGTATGCGCCGGCGTATACAAGGGCGTTACCACCTCTTATCTTGATGATCTCGCAGCTGAAACCGCTGCCGGTATGGCGGTCGACCATCCTGACTATGCTACC ttggCTACAAGGATTTCTGTTTCTAATCTGCACAAGAGCACGAATAATTCTTTTTCGGAGAC TATAAAGATCTTGTACAATAATTTTGATGAGAGATCTGGATTGAAAGCTCGTTTGATTGCTGACGATGTCTATCAGATTATTATCAAG AATGCTGCTCGTTTGGACAGTGAGATCGTCTATGACAGGGACTTTGACTACGATTATTTCGGTTTCAAAACCCTAGAGAAATCCTACCTTTTCAAGGCTCAAGGAAAGGTTGTGGAAAGGCCTCAGCACATGTTGATGAGGGTTGCTGTTGGAATTCACAAGAATGATATAGAATCTGCTGTCAAGACTTACCACATGATGTCTCAACTGTGGTTTACGCATGCGTCTGCGACTCTGTTAAATGCTGGTACACCTAAGGCTCAT TTGAGTAGTGGCATTATAGCATGCATGAAAGATGATAGTATAGAGGGTATATATGATACTTTGAAGGAGTGTGCTGTCATCAGTAAATCAGCTGGAGGAATTGGTATCTCTATTCACAACATTCGTGCTAGAGGAAGTTACATTTTTGGGACAGATGAGACATCCAATGGCATTGTTCCAATGCTGCGCGTGTACAATGATACTGTACGCCATTTTGATGACGGAACAGGCAAGAGGAAAG gTGCATTTGCTGTGTATTTGGAGCCATGGCATGCTGACATATTTGACTTACTGGCTTTAAGAAAAAATCATGGAAAA GAAGAAAACCGTTCTCCTGATCTTTGTTATGCTCTTTGGGTGCCTGATCTTTTCATGGAAAGGATTCAGAGTAATGGAAAATGGTCTTTGTTTTGCCCCAATCAATCACCAGGTTTGGCAGATTGTTGGGGTGAAGAATTTGAGGAGCTTTATCCTCGTTATGAAAGAGAA GGAAAAGCAACAATGGTTGTTCAGGCACGGAAACTCTGGTTTGAAATACTGAAGGCACAGATAGAAACTGGAACTCCTTACATGCTTTTTAAG GATGCTTGCAATAGGAAAAGTAACCAGCAGACTTTTGGTACAATTAAGTCGTCAAACTTGGGTGCCGAGATAATTGAGTATTCAAGTCAAACTGAAACTGCTGTGTGCACTCTCGCATCAATTGCACTACCACAGTGTGTAAGAGAAAAG GGCGTACCAATGAAATCTCATCCATCCAAGCTTGTCGGAAGCACAGGTTCTGGAAATCGATATTTTGACTTCGATAAACTAGCAGAG GTTACTGCGATAGTCACCGCAAACCTGAATAAAATAATTGATGTTAATTACTACCCGGTTAGAAACGCAATGCTGTCTAACTTACGGCACAGACCTATAGGTATTGGAGTTCAGGGTCTTGCTGATACCTTCATACTACTTGGCATGCCATTTAATTCACCAGCG GCTCAAGTGTTGAACATGGATATATTTGAAGCTATATACTATCATGCTCTAAAAACTTCATCTAACTTGGCTGCAAAAGATGGTCCCTATGTGACATATATTGGCAGCCCTTTAAGCAAG GGATTTCTTCAACCAGACATGTGGGGTGTGACACCCTCAACTCGTTGGGATTGGGAAGAACTTCGGAAGACGATGTTAAAGAAGGGTGTTAGAAATTCACTTCTGGTGGCCCCCATGCCAACTGCATCTACTAGCCAGATTCTTGGAAATAATGTATGTTTTGAGCCATATACTTCATATATCTACAATCGTCAAGCTTTAAG TGGTGAATTTGTTTCTGTGAACAAGCATCTTCTTCACGATTTGACTGAAATGGGACTGTGGTCCCCCACAATAAAGAACAAGATTATTCAAGGAAATGGTTCGATTCAAAATATTCCAGAAATACCTAAAGAGCTGAAGTCTATATACAA AACTGTTTGGGAGATAAAACAAAAGACATTGATTGATATGGCAACTGATCGAGGATGCTACATAGATCAGAGTCAAAGCTTAAATATTCACATGGCTGAACCCACCTTTGAAGAGCTAACTTCCCTGCTTTTCTATGCATGGTCCAAG TGTCTAAAGACGGGGATGCGTTATCTCCAAACACAAGCTTCAGAAGATTATCTAAAGTTTATCGTTGATACTTCTGCTTTAAAAGTAAGACTTCTTTGT TATAATATTAATGATGCAAAGTTGGCAGAAAGGCTGTTGTCTCTTACAATTCGCGAGGACTACCTTACTAAGGAACTTGAATTGTTGAAAAAAAGTAAAAAGGATTTGGAGGATTCATGTTGA